A stretch of Lathyrus oleraceus cultivar Zhongwan6 chromosome 6, CAAS_Psat_ZW6_1.0, whole genome shotgun sequence DNA encodes these proteins:
- the LOC127093907 gene encoding pyrophosphate-energized vacuolar membrane proton pump 1: MHELISHSFLSNICLFATDFFEIKLVKEIEPALKKQLVISTVLMTVGIAIVSWIALPSTFTIFNFGEQKVVKNWQLFLCVSVGLWAGLIIGFVTEYYTSNAYSPVQDVADSCRTGAATNVIFGLALGYKSVIIPIFAIAISIFVSFSFAAMYGVAVDALGMLSTIATGLAIDAYGPISDNAGGIAEMAGMSHRIRERTDALDAAGNTTAAIGKGFAIGSAALVSLALFGAFVSRAGVTTVDVLTPKVFIGLIVGVMLPYWFSAMTMKSVGSAALKMVEEVRRQFNTIPGLMEGTAKPDYATCVTISTDASIKEMIPPGALVMLTPLIVGIFFGVETLSGVLAGSLVSGVQIAISASNTGGAWDNAKKYIEEHPTSLINLGTPSHSKATSRSNASCYRGCKSCYRDCTKDGEGDECLEGIYDEEI; encoded by the exons ATGCAT GAACTTATCAGCCATTCATTTTTGTCTAATATATGTTTGTTTGCAACCGACTTTTTTGAGATCAAACTTGTAAAGGAAATTGAGCCAGCATTGAAAAAACAGCTTGTTATTTCAACAGTACTGATGACTGTTGGAATTGCAATTGTTAGTTGGATAGCACTCCCATCTACCTTCACCATCTTCAATTTTGGAGAGCAGAAAGTTGTCAAGAACTG GCAGCTATTCTTGTGTGTTTCTGTTGGTCTTTGGGCAGGGCTTATCATTGGATTTGTTACTGAATACTATACCAGCAATGCATACAG CCCTGTGCAAGATGTTGCTGATTCCTGCAGGACTGGTGCTGCTACCAATGTTATCTTTGGTCTTGCCTTGGGATACAAGTCTGTTATCATTCCAATTTTTGCCATTGCAATTAGTATTTTTGTAAGTTTCAGTTTTGCTGCTATGTATGGTGTTGCTGTTGATGCACTTGGAATGTTGAGTACTATAGCAACCGGATTAGCCATCGATGCATATGGTCCAATCAGTGACAATGCCGGAGGTATTGCTGAGATGGCTGGAATGAGTCACAGAATTCGTGAGAGAACCGATGCTCTTGATGCTGCAGGAAACACAACTGCTGCCATTGGAAAG GGGTTTGCTATTGGTTCTGCCGCCCTTGTGTCTTTGGCCCTTTTTGGTGCCTTTGTGAGCCGTGCTGGTGTTACAACCGTCGATGTCCTGACTCCCAAGGTTTTCATCGGTCTGATTGTGGGCGTCATGCTCCCTTACTGGTTTTCTGCCATGACCATGAAGAGTGTCGGAAGTGCAGCATTGAAGATGGTTGAGGAAGTTCGCAGGCAATTCAACACGATTCCTGGATTGATGGAGGGAACTGCGAAACCTGACTATGCCACATGTGTGACAATCTCCACCGACGCTTCCATCAAAGAAATGATCCCACCTGGTGCCCTTGTTATGCTAACACCCCTTATTGTTGGGATCTTTTTTGGTGTTGAAACACTTTCTGGTGTCCTTGCCGGATCATTGGTTTCTGGTGTACAG ATTGCCATCTCTGCATCCAACACTGGCGGTGCTTGGGATAATGCCAAGAAGTACATCGAG GAACATCCCACGTCTTTAATCAATTTAGGCACACCTTCACATTCAAAAGCAACTTCACGAAGCAATGCGAGCTGCTACCGAGGCTGCAAAAGCTGCTACCGAGACTGCACAAAGGATGGAGAGGGAGATGAATGCTTGGAAGGAATTTATGATGAAGAAATTTGA
- the LOC127091689 gene encoding low affinity inorganic phosphate transporter 4, with protein sequence MALEVLEALDSARTQWYHVTAIVIAGMGFFTDAYDLFCISTVSKLLGRLYYFDPTTGIPGKLPPTINNIVTGVALVGTLTGQLVFGYLGDKLGRKKVYGITLILMVACAICSGLSFGSSAKSVIGTLCFFRFWLGFGIGGDYPLSATIMSEYANKRTRGAFIAAVFAMQGVGIIFAGFISMFFSAVFRSYYKAPIFSKDAVLSTQPEGDLLWRLVLMIGAVPAAMTYYWRMKMPETGRYTAIIEGNAKQAAADMARVLDIEIIAEQDKLAEFKAANDYSLWSSEFFNRHGRHLIGTMSCWFLLDIAFYSQNLTQKDIFPAMGLIDKDSAMNAIDEVFQTSRAMFIIALFGTFPGYWFTVFFIEKIGRFKIQLVGFFMMSFFMFIIGVKYDYLKHDNKNLFALLYGLTFFFANFGPNSTTFVLPAELFPTRVRSTCHALSAAAGKAGAMVGAFGIQYYTLDGKPGKIKRAMMILAVTNLLGFFCSFLVTETKGRSLEEISGEDGRESELTATPNDRVSGTHQDSRTEKM encoded by the exons ATGGCTTTAGAAGTTCTTGAGGCTCTTGATTCAGCTCGTACACAATGGTACCATGTAACAGCCATTGTAATTGCAGGCATGGGATTCTTCACAGATGCTTATGATCTCTTCTGCATTTCAACCGTTTCAAAGCTCTTGGGACGGTTATATTACTTCGATCCAACTACAGGCATACCGGGGAAGCTCCCGCCGACGATTAACAATATTGTCACCGGTGTGGCACTTGTCGGAACACTTACCGGACAACTAGTCTTTGGCTACCTTGGAGACAAACTAGGACGCAAAAAAGTCTATGGCATCACACTTATTCTCATGGTTGCATGTGCCATTTGCTCCGGCCTTTCATTCGGTTCTTCCGCAAAATCCGTTATAGGAACCCTTTGTTTTTTCAG GTTTTGGCTTGGATTTGGTATTGGTGGAGACTATCCTTTATCTGCGACCATCATGTCGGAATACGCCAACAAAAGAACACGAGGCGCTTTCATAGCAGCGGTTTTCGCAATGCAAGGCGTTGGAATTATCTTCGCCGGATTCATTTCAATGTTTTTTTCAGCTGTTTTCCGATCATATTACAAAGCTCCAATATTCTCAAAAGACGCAGTTTTATCAACACAACCAGAAGGTGATTTATTATGGCGTTTAGTTCTCATGATCGGTGCTGTTCCGGCTGCAATGACATACTATTGGAGAATGAAAATGCCTGAAACCGGTCGTTACACAGCAATCATAGAAGGAAACGCAAAACAAGCAGCTGCAGACATGGCTAGGGTTTTAGATATCGAAATCATAGCTGAACAAGATAAGTTAGCTGAATTCAAAGCGGCGAATGATTACTCTCTTTGGTCTAGCGAGTTTTTTAACCGCCATGGACGGCATTTAATCGGAACAATGAGTTGTTGGTTTTTGCTAGACATTGCTTTCTACAGTCAGAATTTAACACAGAAAGATATTTTTCCTGCAATGGGACTCATTGATAAAGATTCAGCCATGAATGCTATTGATGAAGTTTTCCAAACTTCACGTGCCATGTTCATCATTGCATTGTTTGGAACTTTCCCTGGTTACTGGTTCACCGTTTTCTTCATTGAAAAAATTGGAAGATTCAAGATACAGCTAGTTGGTTTCTTCATGATGTCTTTCTTCATGTTTATTATTGGTGTGAAATATGATTACTTGAAACACGATAACAAGAACCTTTTCGCTCTACTTTACGGGTTAACGTTCTTTTTTGCTAACTTTGGGCCTAATAGTACAACTTTCGTGTTGCCGGCGGAGCTGTTTCCGACGCGGGTGAGGTCGACCTGTCACGCTCTCAGCGCGGCGGCAGGGAAGGCCGGTGCTATGGTTGGTGCATTTGGGATACAATACTATACCTTGGATGGTAAGCCAGGTAAGATTAAACGTGCAATGATGATTCTGGCTGTGACTAATTTGTTAGGGTTCTTTTGCTCTTTCTTGGTTACTGAAACTAAGGGAAGATCTTTGGAAGAGATTTCTGGGGAGGATGGGAGAGAGAGTGAGCTTACTGCAACACCAAATGATAGGGTTTCGGGGACTCATCAGGATTCAAGAACTGAGAAGATGTGA